A stretch of DNA from Oscillatoria salina IIICB1:
TCTCGGCTTATTAGCAGCTTACCAGCAAGATTACAATCAAGCAATTAAACGCTATCAGGCTGCTTTAACTTTTCGTCGTCAAGTTCCAGATCCTCTCGGAAGAGCAAATACTTTAAATAATTTGGGTGATGCTTACTTAGCTACCCATCAGTTTAATCAAGCTATTGATGCTTATCTTGTCGCTGAAATTCTCGCTGAGGAAAGTTTAGATTTACGCAATCGCTACCGCGCTCTGATTGGTCTAGCTGAATCTTATAATGCTCTTGGACTCGATCGCGTAGCTTTGAGAAGATTAGATGAATTATTTACCTTAGCACGGAAAAATGAAGATTTATCCCAACAATTGAGCGCTTTACGCTTATCGGCTCAAATTTATAGCACGCAGGGTAATAGACTGGAAGCACAAAGATTTTACCAAGAGGCGATCGCGTTAGCTAGACTTCTCCAAGATACCCAATTAGAAGCAATTTTACTCAATGAATTGTCTCAAGTTGTTTACAATTTCCCCTACGGTATTCCCTATTAAGGGACTGGGGACTGGGGACTGGGGATTGGGGATTGGGGACTGGGGACTGGGGACTGGGGATTGGGGAATAGGAAGATAAACTGATAACTGGTCACTGATAACTGATAACTGGTCACTGCTAACTGCTAACTGATAACTGTTCACTGTTCACTGAACTAAGCTTCTCCGTATACTGGAACTAACGCACCACGCAAATCTTTTGCTGCTTCCGAAGCGAGGAAGCAAATAACTTCCGCGAGAGATTCCGGTTTAACCCACTTATTTGCGTCTTCATCTCCCATTGCTTCTCGGTTCGCTGGAGTGTCGATTACACTGGGTAAAACGCAATTAGCAGTAATATCTAAACCCTTAGTTTCTTCCGCGATCGCCTGAGTTAATGCTACCACTCCCGCTTTTGATGCAGAATAAGCTGCTAATTGTCCCGCCGGTTGCACTGCACCTCTCGAACCTACAGTTACGATTCTACCATAACCATATTCCAGCATTTTTTGCAAGCTATATTTACAAACCAAAAATGTTGTATTTAAGTTCAACTCAAAATCTTTCTGCCAATTTTCATAACTATATTCTGCCACTTTTCCCATCGAAAAACCGCCTACTAAATGAATTAAAACATCCACCTTTCCCATATCATTAATCAACTGAGCCACTGCTTTTTCCTCAAATAAATTGACAGAAACAAAACGAATACTGGCAAATTCTTGAGGGGAAAGATTTTTTTTCAGACGTTCGACTTGCTTTTCATGAATATAGGTAACAGTTAACTTTGCACCTCTGGCTAATAATGCTGGAGTTACGCCTAATCCTAAACCTCCAGTACCCCCTGTTAACAATACTTGTTTACCTTGCATGGTGTTTTACTTCTCAGTTTAGTTCTTTCCTGATTCTTGTAACAGATCTTACTTCAATTAGTAGGGAGAGAAAAAAATTAGATTTTGCCTAAAATAACCATTAGAAATATTTTTCGCATAATTTGGCATCTTTGTCAATACTAAACTTAAAATTAGAGATTTTCTTAACAATATTCTTAACTTCTCAGGCTCTAAAAATTCCGAGTTTTCCAGAGATCCTGGTGAAGTTAGTTATAAGATGAAATCCGAAACTAACAATGCCCAAGCAACTCCAATTTTACCTCAAACCATTTCTCCTTATTTCGGGAATTAGTTTAATAATGATTCCCTTACTAATTTACATCGGATTGTTATTACGTCGTCCACCTCGCACGAACTTAGAAAAGCAGTTATCCGAGGGGATAAACTATCAACGCGAGGCTCGTTATCAACCTCGTCCAATCTTGCTGCATATTGTTAGTATTGACCTTAATTCACCAGGAGTCAAGCTATTTGTTACACCAGGAGATTCCAATAATCAAGAAATGGATATTAAAGCCCGCACAACTTCAGAATTTTTGCAAGAATATAACTTACAATTAGCAATTAATGGGAGTTTTTTCCATCCTTTTGTCGTGCATCATCCTTGGAATTATTACCCCAGAAGTGGCGATTTTGTCAAGGTAAATGGACAAGCAATTTCTGAAGGCAAAATTTATTCCGAAGCTAGTGCTGGCTGGTATGTTTTTTGCGTTTCTAAAGATAATCAAGCGACAATTGGAGGAACAAAATGTCCGAAAAATACGCAACAAGCATTTGCTGGAAGTGCAATCTTAGTTAAAGATGGTCAAGTAGTAGAAAATCCCGATAACAATCCAATTGCAAATCAACCAGTTCCTCGGACTGCGGTTGCTATTGACAAAACTGGAAAAAAGTTATGGTTAATTATTGTTGATGGGAGACAACCTTTTTATAGTGACGGCGTTACTTTAACAGAATTAGCAGAAATAATAACCGATTTAGGCGCAGATCGCGGCTTAAATTTAGATGGTGGTGGTTCGACGACTTTAGTAATAGACAATGAGGAAAAAACTCAAGTTTTAAATGCTCCTTTTCATACGCGAATTCCCATGCGTCAGCGTCCAATTGCTAACCATTTAGGTGTTTATTTTCAAGCTGATTGAATTTTTGCCTAGAAATAGAAAATCAGGTCAAATAGAAGATAATTTAGGCGCTTAAATTTATTTTGGGTGCGATCGCAGCGCTCCTGTCAATCCACCTTAGTATTAAATCCTGTGTTAAAATGAGATTGTCATTGTCAACGATTTTTCTTCAGAAAGATTATGAAACTGGAAAATCAGCAACCTCAAAAAGCTTCCCTCCCGGAATTTATTTTGCGATTTCTGGGGGGTGCGGCATTAGCTGCATTTCTAGTATTTATTCCCGTCGCCTTGGGTGGGCGAATAGATTTGAATTTGTTGCAAGTCAGTATAGCATTATTTCTAGTTATAGGCTGCGGACTGCTATCAAGTTTTTTTGGAAAAAGATTTATTAATGCAGTGATGGCTTCCCTAGAATCTTTCAGCCTTTAAACCCATTTCTTAGCCAAATTTTCCCTGTTACATTATTAAATCAGATAGAGACGTTGCAGCCAACGTCTCTACAAATTAGTTATGCGTAAATTAGTCATTTTTAGGGCTTTTTTGGCGTAGATGCACTAATAACGGACAAACGCGAAATTTGTGCGAATTTCCCGAAACTTGTCCGTTAAAACTACCCTGCGATTGTCGCGGTTGTGTCTCGCGAACATTGAGAAAACCACCGACAGTTAAACTATCCCCCGCGTTACTATCCACAAAGCCAATTGCTAGGGATAAAATTGTTTCGAGGATAGCTAATTTCACTCTTTTTTCTAACCGCATCACGTCACCTGAATTCGACATGATGTTGTTCTAAAATTTCGGGGATCTCCGAAGTCAAGAAATAGCTGAAAGCCTTACTAATTCGCTATTCGGGTGCTTTCGGGATAGCATTCGGTTTCGGTTTCCCGAAACTTTCCCGAAACTTTTTCCGCGATTTTCATTGTGGTGTTAGCGAAAAATCTCGAATGGAAATTGTCATTCTGAGTGTTAACGAAGAATCTCATAGATGTTTCGCTTCGCTCAACATGACATAATTACAGTTATTCTTAAAAGTAAAAATGGGTTTGGGAGATGTTTCGCTTCGCTCAACATGACATAATTACAGTTATTCTCAAAAGCGAAAGTGGGTTTGGGAGATGTTTCGCTTCGCTCAACATCACTTTGTGAGTGTTATTGTGAAATAGGAATCCTCTCCGCACAGTCAAACTCTCCTACTATGCCTACTTTTAGTTACGGTGAAAAATCACAACAGAAAGTCCAGGAGTTGCTCGAAGCGTTACTCAATTTTGTTGATGGGGAATTGGGTGACGACTACATTAACGCTAAAGTGAGCTTTCGCTGGGAAGAAAAAGACAAAAAAAAAGGCGAAGAAAAAGACGAAAAAGACAAAGACGAACTGAAATTAACTGTCGAGACTACTTTGGAAACGCTGCGACAGTTGATTTATGGGAAGGGAAAAATTGACCCAAAAGCGAAAAAAACCCAACGTAAAGAGATTGGGGCAATTCTGACTCACTACTTGGGGAAATTTCTGGGAATTTGGGAAGACCGTCGGCTTATTAAACGAGGTTCGGAGAGGTGGGTTTTTGTACTGAAGCTGTGGAGTAAGGACAAAGAGGAAAATCTGCGGCGGTTTCAAGAAGAGTGGCGAAAGCGTCAGCCGAATAATTCGGTTTCGGTTTCGGTTTCGGTGGAGATGGGGGGAAAGGCTGAGGAAAGTGAGGAAAATCAGCAAAAACGAGCGATAGGTTTGGAAACGCTGCCGGAAGTGCGGGTTTGGGAAGGAAGAGAAACGCTGGTGGAGAGTTTGCGGGGGAATTTACTCGTGAGGGAAAATCCTCCGAAGGTAGTGGCTTTGGTGGGACAAGGAGGAATTGGAAAGACTTCGCTGGGGGTGAAACTCCTGGAAGCGGTGGGAGTTGAGCTTAAACCGCCCAGATTAGGCACGGATTGCGCTTATGATACAGTATTCTACTTTAAAACTGAGCCGGGGACAAGTTTCGATGAAATTGCGGAATTTCTGTTAGAAAATCTGACGGTTGTAGGGTTGGAAAATTTTCCCGATGCGGCGCAAAAGATTAAGAAAATTATCGCTGAGTTGACAAATCAGCATTGTTTACTATTTTTAGATAACTTGGAAGTAATTTTACAGCCAGCGAGTGAGGAAAGGGCTGGATATGCCGTAACGCAGGAGTGGGGACAGTTTCTCAATCAGTTGGTTTATAGCAATCATTGCTCGCAGGTGATATTGACGAGTCGGGAATTGCCGCGAGATTTGGCTGATTCTCGCTGTGTTGGAACTGAACCAGACCCGAATTTGGTATGTTTAGAAACGGTGGGTGGGGTGGCGGTAGAAGCGGGGGTGAAAATTCTGCGTCAATATCAATTGAAAGACAAGGAAAGCGATTTATTTTGGGTGTCGTCAAGGGTTGATGGGCAGGTATTTATTTTAACTCAATTGGCGGCAATTGGGAGGAGGAAACCGGGCTATCTTCGCAAGCATCCAGAGTTAGTAACGAAGAAAGCGGAACCGATTTTATTAGAGCAATTAAAGAGACAAACTGAAGCAGCAAAAGATTTGTTACGGCGGATGTGTGTTTTGCGGGTGGGAATTGATGTTACTGGTTTGACTTTTTTGCGGCTTTATACGAATGATTTGGCGCAAGATCCGCGTTTTGAAATAGCATCAGAAAGGGAAGAAGCTGCGGAATTAACTGATGGGGAAATAGAGGAAACGGAAGCAATTATTCAGCAGTTGGTAGATTGTTCTTTGGTGCAAAGTCGCTACGATGAGGAAGAGTGCGAAACTTATTATGATTTGCATCGAATTATTGTGGAGTTTCTGCAAGCTGAGTGTAAAAATGAGTTACCTCAATTGCTGGAAACGGTATATAAGTTTTATTGCACGGGGAAGAATGTGGAAAATCCCCAAAGTTTAAATGATTTACGTCCGGTTTTGGAGGCGCAATTTTTTGCTTTTCAGTTGGGAAATTATCGGGAAGCTTACCTATTAGTTAATAATCTAGGAAGTTATTTACGACCTTGGGGACATTGGAATTTATTAAAAGATTTATGCGAAGAAGTTTTACCTTATTTAGATGGGGATTACTATGGAATTTGTTTGCAATGGATTGGAGTAATTTATCGCGATTTAGGTAGATGGAATGAAGCCAAAAAATATTTTACTGAAGCCTTAGCCAACGCAGAAAAGCAAGAAAGTAAAGAAGATATAGCTTATTCTGTCGGACTTTTGGGCGAGATTGAGCGAAATCGGGGTAATTGGGACGAAGCTCAAAGGCTGTTTCGACAATCGTTGCAGTTACACGAAGAATTAGGCGATCGCACGGGTATGGCTGCTGTTTGGGGAGTTTTGGGCGATATTGAGCGAAATCAGGGTAATTGGGACGAAGCTGAAAAGCTGTATCGACAATCGTTGCAGTTACGAGAAGAATTAGGCGATCGCGCGGGTATGGCTTCTTCTTGGGGAGTTTTGGGCGAAATTGAGCGAAATCGGGGTAATTGGGCTGAAGCTCAAAGGCTGTATCGACAATGCTTGCAGATAGAGGAAGAATTAGGCGATCGCGCGGGTATGCCTTACTCTATTGGTTCCCTTGGCGAAGTTGAACTAGGTAGAGGTAACTTAGATACAGCAGAAAAATACTTAATTGATGCTTTAGAAAGATTTCAAGCATTAGAAGATGTCCAGTATGTTGCTGAATGTACTTTTCGCCTTGCTCAAGTATGGCGCAAGCGAGGTAATGAAGAAGTTGCCGAAGAACATTACCATACTGCTTATCAAATCTATCAGCAACTCGGTGCAGCGAAGGATTTAGAAAAAATTGAAAAGGAATGGAATTAGTAGAGGATGAGAATGTTTTACTGTTTCGCGTCCTTTTCTCTAAATTCTTGCTACATTTAAGTGCAATTAGGGATGATTTTTAACATTTTTTCTGTTTACCAAAATTTACTTAAATCTAAAGTAAATCCAGGTAAAATATCTTCACCAGAGAGAGAAAGAGGACGTGCTAAAATTTCAATTTTCGTTTGAGGACGATAAACGGCAATATTTTCGCGTTTGCGGTTAATTAACCATCCTAACTTACAACCGTTGTCGAGATATTCTTGCATTTTAGCTTGAGTCTTTTTCAGACTATCTGTAGGTGAAAGAATTTCTACGACAAAATCAGGACAGAGGGGGAGAAATTTTTCTCTTTGTTCGGGTGTTAAACCATTCCAACGAGACTTTTTAATCCAGGAAACATCAGGAGAACGATTTGCATTATTAGGAAGAATAAAACCTGTGGAAGAGTCGCAGACTTCTCCTAATTCTGTGGTTTCGTTCCATAGCCATAATTGAGCGGTAATACTGGAGTTGCGTTTGCCAGTTTCTCCTCCCGTGGGTGGCATTATCAAAAGTTCTCCGTTAGCATTACGTTCTAATTTGAGGTCAGTGTTTTCTTGACAAAGTTGATAAAATTGCTCCTGAGAAATGGGAGCAATTTCAGCAATTTTCAAGGTGATTTGGTGCATAAAATCCCAACCCTAAACGGTTTCTTAAGTTAAGTAGTTAATTTGGTTTTGTTTTTCACTGTTTGTTTGACTGCTATTTCTATCTTAACTGGTGGTTGAATTTCTGCTTGCCAGATTTCCCAATATTTGCCGATGCGTTCGACAAAATCTTTAGGTTTTTCAGCATAAATTCTCGCGCCTAAATTTTGTGCATAAAGTTGTAGTTGAGGACGACGACGGTTAAGCAAACTTAAAAGTACGTCTAAGTCTTCTCGATTGTCAAATTGGTCGAACTTAGTGAGAAAATAATCGCGTAAGATAGCTAAGTCGTGGTCATCTCCTAAGTAGTCAGATAAATTCTTGAGTTGAGAGGTTAATTCTGTCATCATATCCGCCCAAATTGGGGTGAGAATGCGGAGGTGATACCAAAGATATTTAACTTGTTTGCGCCATTCGTGAAAGTTGGCGACGCTGGGTTCTTCGTTGATAAGTTCAAAGGCTGAAGAACCGCGTTTATAAATCTTTTTTAAACCGCCGGATAAAGCTGACCAATTGTTGTTTTCTATTTCCCAGCAATCAACTCGATTTTTTGCTTCGGCTAAGATACCAGCAACTTCTTTGGTTTTGTCTTCTTTTTCAAGAATTTTGCTGCTAACTATTTCGTAGTTGGTGACTAAATTTTGTCTTATTTCTTGGAAAGCGTCGGGAACGAGATAAGTGCGAAAATAATCGATTAATTTGTCAAAAGTTTCAATCAAAACTTGGGCATCTCGCACGTCAGAAAGTTCTCTACCAGCGTCGCGAAAGCAAACGTTTTCTTGTTGGTAACGTTCTTCGCCAATTTCAGCTCTGACCAAACGCAAAACCGCGCGTAGTTTTTTGAGGGATTTGCGGCTATCGTGAACTGCTTCGTTAGGGTCGTCTTCAGTTTCACCTTTGAGTTTAGCGATCGCACTTTCGAGTTCTTCAGCAGCAATTCTTTTAATTCCTGTGGCGATGGTGAGATCTTCGGCTTGAAATTGGTAAGACATAAATAAAAAATTTTCCTGTTAACCTTATCTTAATCTTATCTCTGCTTGTCAAATCTAGGATCTCTCTAGAGTAAAGCTCGATGCCATTTTTAATAATTTTTGTTGATAATGAGGAATTTTAACTTAAGCAATGGAAATGAGATTAGTTTATTTTTGTCGAGTTAGCCATGCTCGAGCTACAAGTTTCGATTAAAATATACAGCTAAAGACAAAAAGCTGGTGAGGAGAATTTTGGCTTGCTTACTCTGGGTGTTAACATCGACCATGTAGCGACGATCCGACAGGCACGACGTACAGTAGAACCAGATCCGGTAGCTGCGGCAGTTTTGGCGGAGTTAGCGGGTGCTGATGGAATTACTGTACATTTGCGCGAAGATCGGCGACATATCCAAGATCGTGATGTACGTTTGTTGCGGGAAACGGTACGAACTCATTTAAACTTGGAGATGGCTCCTACGGAAGAAATGGTGGATCTCGCGATCGAAGTTAAACCAAATTACGTCACTATTGTTCCCGAAAGACGCGAAGAAGTAACCACAGAAGGGGGACTGGATGTGGCTAGTGCTTTAGATCGTTACCGGGACGTAGTTACACGGTTACAAAGTGCTGGAATTCCTGTAAGCTGGTTTATTGATGCTGATGAAGTACAGATTGAAGCTGCGGCAAAAACTGGCGCTAAGTTTATTGAACTCCATACAGGAAAGTATGCTGAAGCCCAAGATGAAGCAACTCGTCAGCAAGAGTTAAACTTTCTCGAGAGAGGAACTAAACAAGCAAAAGCGTTAGGTTTGCGTGTTAATGCTGGACATGGTTTAACCTATTGGAATGTCTATCCAGTGGCTTGCATTCCCGGTATGGAAGAACTTAACATCGGTCATACGATTATTAGTCGTGCGGTGTTAGTGGGTATGGAACGAGCGGTTCGGGAAATGAAATTAGCTATGAATGGTAAGTTATAGTTGATTTTTTTGGTTACCCGTAGCTGCATTAATAACAAACAACAAACTACTGATTACAAACTACCGATTACTAATGAACGAAGAAACAAAAACTTACTACTACGTTTTGGCAAGTCAGCGCTTTTTACTTGAAGAAGAACCTTTTGAAGAAGTTCTCCGAGAGCGCACGAATCACTATCAACGTAATAATAAAGAAATTGACTTTTGGTTAGTGAAACAACCAGCTTTTTTGGAAGCTCCAGAATTCGCTGAAGTTAAACAAAAGTGTCCTCAACCATCAGTAGCAGTAATTTCGAGCGATCGCCAATTTATTAATTGGTTGAAATTACGCTTAGAATATGTTCTCACGGGTGAATTTCAAGCTCCTTCCGAGCAAATTTCCCATCCTCTCGCTTCTCTAGAAACAGCTTGTTGAGCAAAAATTGTATAAAGTTATGCAGAAAAACGTCGTCACGGAATCTACGATGGGACAACAGCCAAAATTATCTTGCCTGTCTGCTGCCGCGATCGCCGCGATCGGCATAACCGCAATCCCTAAACCAACCTTTGCTCAAGCTGGTTTGCCTCAATGTCAACCTCCGAGAGCAGGTGAATATATTCTGTTGGTGTTGACGGAAACTCCCGATACTCAAGAACAAATTCGTCGGACTTTGCCTCCAGGCATAAATGCGCCCATTTGTCAATACCTAGGCGATACGGTCACTCGTATCGGCGGTTTCCGGCAATTTGATGATGCAGATAGTTGGG
This window harbors:
- a CDS encoding CHAD domain-containing protein, translating into MSYQFQAEDLTIATGIKRIAAEELESAIAKLKGETEDDPNEAVHDSRKSLKKLRAVLRLVRAEIGEERYQQENVCFRDAGRELSDVRDAQVLIETFDKLIDYFRTYLVPDAFQEIRQNLVTNYEIVSSKILEKEDKTKEVAGILAEAKNRVDCWEIENNNWSALSGGLKKIYKRGSSAFELINEEPSVANFHEWRKQVKYLWYHLRILTPIWADMMTELTSQLKNLSDYLGDDHDLAILRDYFLTKFDQFDNREDLDVLLSLLNRRRPQLQLYAQNLGARIYAEKPKDFVERIGKYWEIWQAEIQPPVKIEIAVKQTVKNKTKLTT
- a CDS encoding Uma2 family endonuclease encodes the protein MHQITLKIAEIAPISQEQFYQLCQENTDLKLERNANGELLIMPPTGGETGKRNSSITAQLWLWNETTELGEVCDSSTGFILPNNANRSPDVSWIKKSRWNGLTPEQREKFLPLCPDFVVEILSPTDSLKKTQAKMQEYLDNGCKLGWLINRKRENIAVYRPQTKIEILARPLSLSGEDILPGFTLDLSKFW
- a CDS encoding tetratricopeptide repeat protein yields the protein MKKQRILPVLVLGSIICLTNFYPVTAQEIERQLNIPFNNRRQQTIRDEADLQIRLGAQEARQRNPEKAIPFFLQALELYHEIGDIDAIGQTYEYLAQVYINLGRLKSAEDVLRKRLSVARDRENFLEQVFALNNLGTLLLNTRDFQAADKLFNEAWEIARSLESDEGIGLSLSNLGLLAAYQQDYNQAIKRYQAALTFRRQVPDPLGRANTLNNLGDAYLATHQFNQAIDAYLVAEILAEESLDLRNRYRALIGLAESYNALGLDRVALRRLDELFTLARKNEDLSQQLSALRLSAQIYSTQGNRLEAQRFYQEAIALARLLQDTQLEAILLNELSQVVYNFPYGIPY
- a CDS encoding MgPME-cyclase complex family protein; this translates as MNEETKTYYYVLASQRFLLEEEPFEEVLRERTNHYQRNNKEIDFWLVKQPAFLEAPEFAEVKQKCPQPSVAVISSDRQFINWLKLRLEYVLTGEFQAPSEQISHPLASLETAC
- a CDS encoding tetratricopeptide repeat protein, with the protein product MPTFSYGEKSQQKVQELLEALLNFVDGELGDDYINAKVSFRWEEKDKKKGEEKDEKDKDELKLTVETTLETLRQLIYGKGKIDPKAKKTQRKEIGAILTHYLGKFLGIWEDRRLIKRGSERWVFVLKLWSKDKEENLRRFQEEWRKRQPNNSVSVSVSVEMGGKAEESEENQQKRAIGLETLPEVRVWEGRETLVESLRGNLLVRENPPKVVALVGQGGIGKTSLGVKLLEAVGVELKPPRLGTDCAYDTVFYFKTEPGTSFDEIAEFLLENLTVVGLENFPDAAQKIKKIIAELTNQHCLLFLDNLEVILQPASEERAGYAVTQEWGQFLNQLVYSNHCSQVILTSRELPRDLADSRCVGTEPDPNLVCLETVGGVAVEAGVKILRQYQLKDKESDLFWVSSRVDGQVFILTQLAAIGRRKPGYLRKHPELVTKKAEPILLEQLKRQTEAAKDLLRRMCVLRVGIDVTGLTFLRLYTNDLAQDPRFEIASEREEAAELTDGEIEETEAIIQQLVDCSLVQSRYDEEECETYYDLHRIIVEFLQAECKNELPQLLETVYKFYCTGKNVENPQSLNDLRPVLEAQFFAFQLGNYREAYLLVNNLGSYLRPWGHWNLLKDLCEEVLPYLDGDYYGICLQWIGVIYRDLGRWNEAKKYFTEALANAEKQESKEDIAYSVGLLGEIERNRGNWDEAQRLFRQSLQLHEELGDRTGMAAVWGVLGDIERNQGNWDEAEKLYRQSLQLREELGDRAGMASSWGVLGEIERNRGNWAEAQRLYRQCLQIEEELGDRAGMPYSIGSLGEVELGRGNLDTAEKYLIDALERFQALEDVQYVAECTFRLAQVWRKRGNEEVAEEHYHTAYQIYQQLGAAKDLEKIEKEWN
- the fabG gene encoding 3-oxoacyl-ACP reductase FabG, which produces MQGKQVLLTGGTGGLGLGVTPALLARGAKLTVTYIHEKQVERLKKNLSPQEFASIRFVSVNLFEEKAVAQLINDMGKVDVLIHLVGGFSMGKVAEYSYENWQKDFELNLNTTFLVCKYSLQKMLEYGYGRIVTVGSRGAVQPAGQLAAYSASKAGVVALTQAIAEETKGLDITANCVLPSVIDTPANREAMGDEDANKWVKPESLAEVICFLASEAAKDLRGALVPVYGEA
- a CDS encoding phosphodiester glycosidase family protein, with translation MPKQLQFYLKPFLLISGISLIMIPLLIYIGLLLRRPPRTNLEKQLSEGINYQREARYQPRPILLHIVSIDLNSPGVKLFVTPGDSNNQEMDIKARTTSEFLQEYNLQLAINGSFFHPFVVHHPWNYYPRSGDFVKVNGQAISEGKIYSEASAGWYVFCVSKDNQATIGGTKCPKNTQQAFAGSAILVKDGQVVENPDNNPIANQPVPRTAVAIDKTGKKLWLIIVDGRQPFYSDGVTLTELAEIITDLGADRGLNLDGGGSTTLVIDNEEKTQVLNAPFHTRIPMRQRPIANHLGVYFQAD
- a CDS encoding pyridoxine 5'-phosphate synthase, which codes for MLTLGVNIDHVATIRQARRTVEPDPVAAAVLAELAGADGITVHLREDRRHIQDRDVRLLRETVRTHLNLEMAPTEEMVDLAIEVKPNYVTIVPERREEVTTEGGLDVASALDRYRDVVTRLQSAGIPVSWFIDADEVQIEAAAKTGAKFIELHTGKYAEAQDEATRQQELNFLERGTKQAKALGLRVNAGHGLTYWNVYPVACIPGMEELNIGHTIISRAVLVGMERAVREMKLAMNGKL